In Rahnella aquatilis CIP 78.65 = ATCC 33071, one DNA window encodes the following:
- the rutD gene encoding pyrimidine utilization protein D, translating into MYYKVLGKKNADAETVVLSSGLGGSGGFWQPQLTMLAAHFRVVVYDQHGTGVSQGTVPAGYRMEDMADELADMLNELDISRCHLVGHALGGIIGLHLALRYPALLQSLVVINGWTKLDSQTRRCFEVRQNLLLNSGVDAYVQAQPLFLYPGDWLSEHEALLQEERQHQVAHFQGMENLLHRLQALMDSDLTESLGHVITPTLAFSCKDDLLVPWSRSVDLASRLPNGEHTQMLYGGHAMSVTDPETFNPILLDWLLRHSSRHTTAH; encoded by the coding sequence ATGTATTACAAGGTATTGGGTAAGAAAAATGCCGATGCCGAAACCGTTGTGCTCTCATCGGGGCTTGGCGGTTCGGGCGGCTTCTGGCAGCCGCAACTGACGATGCTTGCGGCACATTTTCGCGTGGTGGTGTACGACCAGCACGGCACCGGCGTCAGCCAGGGTACGGTGCCTGCCGGTTACCGGATGGAAGACATGGCCGACGAACTGGCAGACATGCTCAATGAACTGGATATCAGCCGCTGTCATCTGGTCGGTCATGCGCTCGGCGGTATTATCGGCCTGCATCTTGCACTGCGTTATCCGGCGCTGTTGCAAAGTCTGGTGGTGATTAACGGCTGGACGAAGCTCGACAGCCAGACGCGGCGCTGCTTTGAAGTGCGGCAAAATCTGCTGCTCAACAGCGGCGTGGATGCCTATGTGCAGGCGCAGCCGCTGTTTTTGTATCCGGGAGACTGGCTTTCTGAACATGAGGCGTTATTGCAGGAAGAGCGCCAGCATCAGGTGGCGCATTTTCAGGGGATGGAAAACCTGCTGCACCGTTTGCAGGCGCTGATGGATTCAGACCTGACGGAGTCGCTTGGACACGTGATCACACCGACGCTGGCTTTCAGTTGTAAAGACGATTTGCTGGTGCCGTGGTCACGCTCGGTGGATCTCGCTTCCCGTCTGCCTAACGGCGAACACACGCAAATGCTGTACGGTGGCCACGCCATGAGCGTGACCGACCCGGAAACTTTTAACCCGATTTTACTGGACTGGCTGCTGCGACATTCATCCCGACATACCACCGCGCATTAA
- the rutF gene encoding NADH-dependent FMN reductase RutF has protein sequence MPVVEQQAVVEKEASVEKQAYRDAMARLGSAVNIITTDGPGGRAGFTASAVCSVTDSPPTLLVCLNRSASVYPAFKENQVLCVNTLADCHESLSNLFGGKTPMEQRFDAAEWTRLATGSPILTNALVSFDCKVTQITRVGTHDILFCEAVALRRNDDSHGLVYFDRRYHPLMRQLAC, from the coding sequence ATGCCTGTCGTTGAACAACAAGCAGTCGTTGAGAAAGAAGCCTCCGTGGAAAAACAAGCGTATCGCGATGCGATGGCGCGCCTCGGTTCGGCCGTCAACATCATCACTACCGACGGTCCCGGCGGACGGGCAGGTTTCACCGCCTCCGCCGTATGCAGCGTTACCGATTCGCCGCCGACATTGCTGGTATGCCTGAACCGCTCGGCGTCGGTGTATCCTGCCTTCAAAGAGAATCAGGTGCTGTGCGTTAATACGCTGGCCGATTGCCATGAGTCGCTGTCCAATTTATTCGGCGGAAAAACGCCGATGGAGCAACGTTTTGACGCCGCCGAGTGGACGCGCCTCGCCACTGGCTCCCCCATTCTTACCAACGCGCTGGTGTCATTTGACTGCAAGGTCACGCAGATCACCCGCGTCGGCACCCACGACATTTTGTTTTGTGAAGCCGTTGCCTTACGACGCAACGACGACAGCCACGGACTGGTGTATTTCGACCGGCGCTATCACCCGCTTATGCGTCAGTTAGCCTGTTAA
- the rutG gene encoding pyrimidine utilization transport protein G: MANTWFPQWRKREGNLDGAVIAPDERLPLGSTVIMGLQHTVAMFGATVLMPLLMGFDANMAILMSGIGTLLFFLVVGGRVPSYLGSSAAFVGLVIAVTGYSGHGANPNIGVALGGIIACGVIYTLIGFVVMAVGTRWIERLMPPVVTGAVVMAIGLNLAPIAINSVSASSFDSWMAVMTVLCIGSVAVFTRGLVQRLLLLLGLVAAYLIYMAITNGLGLGTPVDFSAVAQAPWFGVPTITTPVFSSHAMLMIAPVAVILVAENLGHIKAVAGMTGKNLDPYMGRAFVGDGLATLLSASAGGTGVTTYAENIGVMAVTKIYSTLIFVAAAIVAIVLGFSPKFGALIHTIPGPVLGGASIVVFGLIAVAGARIWVQNQVDLGLNGNLIMVAVTLVLGAGNFTLSLGGFSMGGIGTATFGAILLNAFLSRSKQAKIQPEIKTGTEAALKDH, from the coding sequence ATGGCGAATACCTGGTTTCCACAATGGCGTAAAAGAGAAGGTAATCTGGATGGTGCGGTGATCGCGCCGGATGAACGGCTGCCGTTAGGATCAACAGTGATCATGGGGCTGCAACATACGGTGGCCATGTTTGGTGCCACCGTGTTAATGCCCTTGCTGATGGGTTTTGATGCCAACATGGCGATTCTGATGTCGGGCATCGGCACCCTGCTGTTCTTCCTGGTGGTCGGCGGACGCGTACCCAGCTATCTCGGATCCAGCGCCGCATTTGTCGGGCTGGTGATCGCGGTGACCGGCTACAGCGGCCACGGGGCGAACCCGAATATCGGCGTGGCACTGGGTGGCATTATTGCCTGCGGCGTGATTTACACGCTGATCGGTTTTGTGGTGATGGCGGTCGGTACACGCTGGATTGAACGTCTGATGCCGCCGGTTGTTACGGGCGCGGTAGTGATGGCGATTGGTCTGAATCTGGCACCCATTGCCATTAACAGCGTGTCGGCCTCTTCATTTGACAGCTGGATGGCGGTGATGACCGTGCTATGTATCGGTTCGGTGGCGGTGTTCACCCGCGGTCTGGTGCAGCGTTTGTTACTGCTGCTCGGTCTGGTGGCGGCGTATCTGATTTACATGGCGATCACCAACGGCCTCGGGCTGGGCACACCGGTAGATTTCAGCGCCGTAGCCCAGGCACCGTGGTTTGGCGTCCCGACCATTACCACGCCGGTGTTCAGTTCTCACGCCATGCTGATGATTGCGCCGGTGGCGGTGATTCTGGTGGCGGAAAACCTTGGCCACATTAAAGCGGTGGCGGGCATGACCGGCAAAAACCTCGACCCGTACATGGGCCGCGCGTTTGTCGGTGACGGTCTGGCAACTCTGCTTTCCGCCTCGGCGGGCGGCACCGGTGTCACCACTTACGCAGAAAACATCGGCGTGATGGCTGTGACCAAGATTTACTCCACGCTGATTTTCGTTGCTGCGGCGATAGTTGCCATTGTGTTGGGCTTCTCGCCCAAGTTTGGTGCACTGATCCACACCATTCCCGGCCCGGTGCTCGGTGGTGCGTCGATTGTCGTGTTCGGTCTGATTGCCGTAGCAGGTGCCCGCATCTGGGTACAAAACCAGGTGGATCTGGGACTTAACGGAAATTTGATCATGGTGGCAGTCACGCTGGTACTGGGCGCAGGCAACTTTACCCTGAGCCTGGGCGGCTTCAGCATGGGTGGCATCGGCACGGCGACGTTTGGCGCCATTTTGCTCAATGCCTTCCTGAGTCGCAGCAAACAGGCAAAAATTCAGCCTGAAATAAAAACTGGCACAGAAGCTGCATTAAAAGATCACTGA
- a CDS encoding TIGR04028 family ABC transporter substrate-binding protein, with protein sequence MKNIRRINAVTRALALGVLLTSTFSAIAADGTPVQGGTLIYLEQQAHTNLYPPAGGFYPNGGILNQITDKLTYQNPKTLEIEPWIAESWSFNADKTEYTFKLRPGVTFSDGTPLDASAVAKNFDTYGLGNKEHHLPVSEVINNYDHSEVIDPLTVKFYFKKSSPGFLQGTATIGSGLVSLSTLERNFDALGDATHIIGSGPFVVSKETLGREVDLTARKDYNWGPKNLKQQGRANLDGIKVIVTGEDSVRIGALLAGQADFIRQVQAYDEKQAKDQNFPLYAAPTKGVNDSISFRPDNALVSDLKVRQALLHATNSKQVVDTLFSPNYPQATSVIAKTAAGYVDLSHKLTYDPTLSKKLLDEAGWKPGPNGIRQKDGKTLSLTIYESLPQPQNKEVLQLVSQQWSQVGAKLNILAGDAGSRVADNLDPQKTPANVVEVGRADPDVIKSSFYPTNRDALLQKGGLSSKVKSFRDDKLNDLLTAISAEVDPKKRLALTGDVQNYLLDQAYVIPIFEEPQVFAGAPYFKGVSFEAVGRPSFYGAWLEKH encoded by the coding sequence ATGAAGAACATTCGCCGGATTAACGCGGTCACCCGCGCACTGGCTTTAGGGGTACTTCTCACCAGCACGTTTTCTGCCATCGCCGCTGACGGTACTCCCGTTCAGGGCGGTACGCTGATTTATCTTGAACAGCAGGCGCACACCAACCTGTATCCGCCCGCCGGTGGATTCTATCCGAACGGCGGCATACTCAATCAGATCACCGACAAACTGACATACCAGAATCCGAAGACGCTGGAGATTGAGCCCTGGATTGCCGAATCCTGGTCGTTCAACGCCGACAAGACCGAATACACCTTCAAACTGCGTCCGGGCGTGACTTTCTCCGACGGCACGCCGCTTGATGCCAGTGCAGTAGCCAAAAACTTTGATACTTACGGTCTGGGCAATAAAGAGCATCACCTGCCGGTCTCCGAAGTCATCAACAATTACGACCACAGCGAAGTAATTGATCCGCTGACCGTGAAGTTCTATTTCAAAAAGTCGTCACCGGGGTTCCTGCAGGGCACGGCAACCATTGGCTCCGGGCTGGTGTCGCTGAGCACGCTGGAACGTAATTTTGACGCGCTGGGCGACGCCACGCACATCATCGGTTCCGGTCCGTTTGTGGTCAGTAAAGAAACGCTGGGTCGTGAAGTCGATCTGACTGCCCGCAAGGATTACAACTGGGGGCCGAAAAACCTTAAACAACAGGGACGTGCCAATCTTGACGGCATCAAAGTGATCGTGACCGGCGAAGACAGCGTGCGTATCGGCGCGCTGCTGGCGGGTCAGGCTGATTTCATCCGTCAGGTTCAGGCGTATGACGAGAAACAGGCCAAAGACCAGAACTTCCCGCTTTATGCCGCGCCGACCAAAGGCGTTAACGACAGCATTTCGTTCCGGCCGGACAACGCGCTGGTGTCGGATCTGAAAGTGCGTCAGGCGCTGCTGCACGCCACCAACAGCAAACAGGTGGTCGATACGCTGTTCTCGCCAAACTATCCGCAGGCGACTTCGGTGATTGCTAAAACCGCCGCCGGTTATGTCGATCTGAGCCACAAACTGACTTACGACCCGACGCTTTCCAAAAAGCTGCTCGATGAAGCGGGCTGGAAGCCGGGCCCGAACGGCATCCGTCAGAAAGACGGCAAAACGCTGTCGCTGACCATTTATGAATCGCTGCCGCAACCGCAGAACAAAGAGGTGTTGCAGTTGGTTTCCCAGCAATGGAGCCAGGTCGGCGCGAAGCTGAACATTCTGGCGGGTGATGCGGGCAGCCGCGTGGCGGATAACCTTGATCCGCAGAAAACCCCGGCGAACGTGGTGGAAGTCGGACGCGCCGATCCGGACGTCATCAAAAGCTCGTTCTACCCGACCAACCGCGATGCGCTGCTGCAAAAAGGCGGCCTGAGCAGCAAGGTGAAAAGCTTCCGTGACGACAAACTTAACGACCTGCTGACCGCAATTTCCGCCGAAGTCGATCCGAAAAAACGTCTGGCACTGACCGGCGACGTGCAGAACTACCTTCTGGATCAGGCGTATGTCATTCCGATTTTCGAAGAGCCACAGGTGTTTGCCGGTGCGCCGTATTTCAAAGGCGTCAGCTTTGAAGCGGTCGGGCGTCCGAGCTTCTACGGCGCATGGCTGGAAAAGCATTAA
- a CDS encoding ABC transporter permease, with the protein MSRYVSGRFGQALLVLWAAFTVSFILLQVLPGDAILIKFQNPDMGLSPAQIADMRAAYGADMPVWQQYLHTLGNFLRGDLGYSIQAGVPVTELLSSNFPPTLRLALMGFALAAVVAFALAFLSSLLHFGWLKNALQAVPSLFISIPTFWLGIALIQFFSFHLRWIPVINPGEWVGLILPVITLAVPISAPLAQILIRSIDQVQTQPFVAVARAKGASRSGVLWRHVARNALLPALTIAGLLFGELIAGALITETVFGLNGLGQLTQQAVNNQDVAVLQAIVVISAAAFVGINLLVDLLYPLLDPRLKASASKNSRGATA; encoded by the coding sequence ATGAGCCGATACGTGAGCGGTCGATTCGGGCAGGCCTTGCTGGTGTTGTGGGCGGCGTTTACCGTCTCCTTCATCCTGTTGCAGGTGCTGCCCGGCGACGCGATTCTGATTAAATTCCAGAACCCGGACATGGGATTAAGCCCGGCGCAAATCGCCGATATGCGTGCCGCCTACGGCGCGGATATGCCGGTCTGGCAGCAATATCTGCATACGCTGGGCAATTTCCTGCGCGGGGATCTGGGCTATTCGATTCAGGCTGGCGTACCGGTGACTGAATTACTCAGCAGCAACTTCCCGCCGACGTTACGTCTGGCGCTGATGGGGTTCGCACTGGCCGCCGTGGTGGCCTTTGCGCTGGCGTTTCTCTCCAGCCTGCTGCATTTCGGCTGGCTGAAAAATGCCTTACAGGCGGTGCCGTCGCTGTTTATTTCCATTCCGACATTCTGGCTGGGCATTGCGCTCATCCAGTTTTTCTCGTTCCATCTGCGCTGGATCCCGGTGATTAATCCGGGGGAATGGGTCGGGCTGATCCTGCCGGTTATCACGCTGGCGGTACCGATTTCCGCGCCGCTGGCGCAGATCCTCATCCGCAGCATTGATCAGGTGCAAACCCAGCCGTTCGTCGCCGTCGCCCGCGCCAAAGGGGCCAGCCGCAGCGGCGTGTTGTGGCGACATGTGGCGCGCAACGCCCTGCTTCCGGCACTGACCATTGCCGGTTTGCTGTTTGGCGAACTGATCGCCGGAGCGCTGATCACCGAAACTGTCTTCGGCCTTAATGGCCTCGGGCAACTCACGCAACAGGCCGTGAATAATCAGGATGTCGCGGTATTGCAGGCGATTGTGGTGATTTCCGCCGCCGCTTTTGTCGGCATCAACTTACTGGTCGATTTACTGTATCCGCTGCTCGACCCGCGCCTTAAAGCCTCTGCGTCTAAAAACTCACGGGGAGCCACCGCATGA
- a CDS encoding ABC transporter permease, with translation MSSLPLGKSILSLPLTQRRRWKPARLQPGLILAWLVMATVILWAIAPGLFTDYSGTEGIAGAQRLAPQAGHWLGTDQLGRDVYARIVYGASHSLSGALVAVALGLVFGTALGLAAGATGGLVDAIVMRINDVLLSIPGLLLSLSVIILLGFGTVHAAIAVGVTSVANFARLARAEVVLVRHSDYVEAAWGSGGSFLSILWRHILPNSLTSVIAFSALQFGSAILAISTLSFLGYGTPPPTPEWGLLIAEGRNYISTAWWLTTFPGVVVVLVVLSANRISQSLRRRTR, from the coding sequence ATGAGCAGTTTACCGCTTGGCAAAAGCATTCTCTCGTTACCCCTTACACAGCGTCGCCGCTGGAAACCTGCCCGCCTGCAACCGGGGTTAATCCTCGCGTGGCTGGTGATGGCGACCGTCATTTTGTGGGCGATTGCCCCCGGATTATTTACGGATTACAGCGGTACCGAAGGGATTGCCGGTGCGCAGCGTCTGGCCCCGCAGGCCGGACACTGGCTGGGGACGGATCAGCTCGGCCGCGATGTCTACGCCCGCATTGTTTACGGCGCGTCACATTCCCTTTCCGGCGCGCTGGTTGCGGTGGCGCTCGGGCTGGTGTTCGGCACCGCCTTAGGGCTGGCAGCGGGCGCAACCGGCGGTCTGGTGGATGCCATCGTTATGCGCATCAATGATGTTTTGCTGTCAATTCCCGGCCTGCTGCTGTCGCTGAGCGTAATTATTCTGCTCGGCTTCGGCACGGTGCACGCGGCGATTGCCGTCGGTGTCACATCCGTTGCCAACTTCGCCCGCCTGGCCCGCGCCGAAGTGGTGCTGGTGCGTCACAGTGATTACGTCGAAGCCGCCTGGGGCAGCGGCGGTTCCTTTCTGTCGATTTTGTGGCGGCATATTTTGCCCAACTCGCTGACGTCGGTGATCGCCTTCTCGGCGTTGCAGTTCGGCAGCGCGATACTGGCGATTTCCACCCTGAGTTTTCTCGGTTACGGCACGCCGCCGCCGACGCCGGAATGGGGTTTACTGATCGCCGAAGGCCGTAACTACATTTCCACCGCCTGGTGGCTGACCACTTTCCCCGGCGTCGTCGTGGTTCTGGTGGTGCTTTCCGCCAACCGCATCAGCCAGTCATTACGCAGGAGAACGCGATGA
- a CDS encoding dipeptide ABC transporter ATP-binding protein, whose translation MNAQATFTHNAPPVLELDNLSIAYDGKPVVHNVSFTINAGEVLALVGESGSGKTTTAQAIIGLLAENGHIEQGEIRLNGTDISQWSQRRLDALRGARISLIPQDPTSSLDPVKTIGSQVAEILDIHQRLSRQQRDARVVELLSRVGLSHPEQRAKQYPHELSGGMKQRVLIAIAVALQPALIIADEPTSALDVTVQKRILDLIDELRRESGTAVLLVTHDLAIAAERADRLLVFRHGKVQEQGITREVLNAPKSDYTRQLFADVPALSGRHRAHLRTAEEPVLVVENITHDFTLGGKNQAAFRAVDHVSFSIPRGTTHSLVGESGSGKTTLARILLGFQKPDSGRVLIDGEDITRLKGEALRQLRKKIQLVYQNPFASLDPSQTLFRVIEEPLLNFEKIPADVRRERVLDIARRVALPEALLSRKPRELSGGQRQRVAIARALILEPKVLVLDEATSALDVTVQAQILTLLSQLQDSLGLTYLFISHDLATVRQISHSVSVLNRGQQVDSGNVEDVFALPSSDYTRQLIDAIPGRHRAA comes from the coding sequence ATGAACGCGCAGGCCACTTTTACGCATAACGCCCCGCCGGTGCTCGAACTGGATAATCTCTCCATCGCCTACGACGGCAAACCGGTGGTGCATAACGTGTCGTTTACGATTAACGCCGGTGAAGTGCTGGCGCTGGTCGGCGAATCTGGCTCCGGCAAAACCACCACCGCACAGGCGATCATCGGTCTGCTGGCTGAGAACGGCCATATCGAACAGGGTGAAATCCGCCTCAATGGCACGGACATCAGCCAGTGGTCACAGCGCCGTCTCGACGCCCTGCGCGGCGCACGCATCAGTCTGATACCGCAGGATCCCACCAGTTCGCTGGATCCGGTCAAAACCATCGGTTCGCAGGTAGCAGAAATTCTCGATATCCATCAGCGCCTGTCACGTCAGCAGCGCGACGCCCGCGTGGTGGAACTGCTGTCCCGCGTGGGTCTTTCGCACCCGGAACAGCGGGCGAAGCAGTATCCGCATGAGCTTTCCGGCGGCATGAAGCAGCGCGTATTAATCGCCATTGCGGTTGCGCTGCAACCGGCGCTGATCATTGCCGATGAACCGACCAGCGCGCTGGATGTCACGGTGCAAAAACGCATTCTGGATTTGATTGACGAACTGCGCCGCGAGTCCGGCACCGCCGTCTTGCTGGTGACGCATGACCTGGCGATTGCCGCCGAACGCGCCGACCGGTTGCTGGTGTTCCGTCACGGCAAAGTGCAGGAGCAGGGCATCACCCGCGAGGTGCTGAATGCGCCGAAAAGCGATTACACCCGCCAGCTTTTCGCCGATGTCCCTGCCCTGTCCGGCCGTCACCGTGCGCACCTGCGCACGGCGGAGGAACCGGTGCTGGTGGTCGAAAACATCACTCACGATTTCACCCTCGGCGGCAAAAATCAGGCGGCGTTCCGCGCCGTTGATCACGTGTCATTCAGCATTCCGCGCGGCACCACGCATTCGCTGGTCGGCGAATCCGGTTCCGGCAAAACCACGCTGGCGCGCATTCTGCTCGGTTTTCAGAAACCGGACAGCGGACGTGTGCTGATCGACGGCGAAGACATCACGCGCCTGAAAGGCGAAGCCCTGCGTCAGTTGCGTAAAAAAATCCAGCTGGTGTATCAGAATCCTTTTGCCTCGCTGGATCCGTCGCAAACGCTGTTTCGGGTCATCGAAGAACCGTTGCTGAATTTCGAAAAAATCCCGGCTGATGTACGCCGTGAACGGGTGCTGGATATCGCCCGCCGCGTGGCGCTGCCGGAAGCATTACTCAGCCGCAAACCCCGCGAACTGTCCGGCGGTCAGCGCCAGCGTGTGGCCATTGCGCGGGCACTGATTTTAGAGCCGAAAGTGCTGGTTCTCGATGAAGCCACGTCGGCGCTTGACGTCACCGTGCAGGCGCAAATTCTGACGTTGCTTTCGCAGTTACAGGATTCACTCGGCCTGACCTATTTATTTATCTCGCACGATCTGGCGACCGTCCGGCAAATCTCGCACAGCGTCTCGGTGTTGAACCGCGGACAGCAGGTAGATTCCGGCAACGTGGAAGACGTTTTCGCCCTGCCTTCCAGCGATTACACCCGCCAGCTTATCGATGCCATTCCCGGCCGCCATCGCGCCGCATGA
- a CDS encoding putative FMN-dependent luciferase-like monooxygenase — protein MSSKRLGFFTRLLDNTSAQERYRLATEQIIHAEQLGFDSAWVAQHHFHEAEGGLPAPLVFLAQVAAHTRFIRLGTGVITLPMENALRVAEDTAVLDLLSGGRLEVGLGSGGTPTSFPPFGLESQDRGKAFGNNLQILLTAWRGEPLAGTGNRLYPAAPQLANRVWQATFSVDGGARAGKSGDGLMLSRTQPRPADAPDLRLDELQNPIIDAYLDALPDGVAPRIMGSRTAFVAENGDEARELAQKGLRRQAENHRASGQIVQGDTLDDYIRAFDVHLGTAAQVTASLQADTALARVTDLAFQVHSIDPPHPYILRSIELIARHVAPALGWVRRTPQRSVSSPSADSSFSRETL, from the coding sequence ATGAGCAGTAAACGTCTTGGATTTTTCACCCGCCTTCTGGACAACACCAGCGCGCAGGAACGTTACCGGCTGGCGACCGAGCAAATCATTCACGCCGAACAACTGGGTTTTGATTCCGCCTGGGTCGCGCAGCACCATTTTCATGAAGCCGAAGGCGGCCTGCCTGCGCCACTGGTTTTTCTTGCGCAGGTGGCAGCGCACACCCGCTTTATCCGTCTCGGCACCGGCGTGATCACCCTGCCGATGGAGAATGCCCTGCGCGTGGCCGAAGACACCGCCGTGCTGGATTTACTCTCCGGCGGACGGCTGGAAGTCGGTTTAGGCTCGGGGGGTACACCAACGTCATTCCCGCCGTTCGGGCTGGAAAGTCAGGATCGCGGCAAGGCGTTTGGCAACAACCTGCAAATCCTGCTCACCGCCTGGCGCGGTGAACCGCTGGCGGGCACCGGTAACCGTTTATATCCGGCGGCACCGCAACTGGCGAACCGCGTCTGGCAGGCGACCTTCTCGGTTGACGGCGGCGCGCGTGCGGGTAAATCCGGCGACGGTCTGATGCTCTCACGCACCCAGCCACGCCCGGCGGACGCGCCGGATTTACGCCTCGACGAGCTGCAAAACCCGATCATTGATGCCTATCTCGACGCACTGCCCGACGGCGTTGCACCACGTATCATGGGCTCCCGTACCGCCTTCGTCGCCGAGAACGGCGATGAGGCGCGCGAACTGGCGCAAAAAGGCTTACGACGCCAGGCCGAAAATCACCGCGCCAGCGGGCAGATTGTGCAGGGCGATACGCTGGACGATTACATCCGCGCCTTCGACGTGCATCTCGGCACGGCGGCGCAGGTGACGGCCAGTTTGCAGGCCGATACCGCCCTCGCCCGCGTCACCGATCTGGCGTTTCAGGTGCATTCCATTGATCCGCCGCATCCGTACATTTTGCGTTCCATCGAACTGATTGCCCGTCACGTTGCGCCCGCGCTCGGCTGGGTTCGCCGCACGCCGCAGCGCAGTGTTTCCTCTCCATCCGCCGATTCCTCATTTTCAAGGGAAACCCTATGA
- a CDS encoding alkylhydroperoxidase domain protein: MTPYSTDLLEKLAEIAPDSALKQARDTRDAATRHAQGSYDALFTEQDGVDFLLAERLRLAQNVARWHGDSQLTNHYSERLQDLPDIDETARLDAALTHGERLSFKPASATPAHLQTLKKAGWSVDAIVTLSQLIAFVSFQSRVLRSYRLIGGKPVENGSNKPVGAAFWRTEPNTHSGRDAPQAFTQEELGWEPWIPAKKLEEFDAGQQAILAKFGHTDSDYFRLLGRNLPVLEQRTLTDKGIFYTSGGLPRKERELAATVASKINGCIYCASVHSRKASQLSKQTEEVQRLIDTPPGGILSKEQSPRWQAEIDFAAALSATPPVATEQHIAALREQGLSELEIVDLAQSAAFFAWANRLMLTLGEPFND; the protein is encoded by the coding sequence ATGACCCCCTATTCGACCGACCTGCTGGAAAAACTGGCGGAAATCGCTCCGGATTCCGCACTGAAACAGGCACGCGATACCCGCGACGCCGCCACCCGTCACGCACAGGGCAGTTACGATGCGCTGTTTACCGAACAGGATGGCGTGGATTTTTTGCTGGCAGAACGCCTGCGGCTGGCGCAAAACGTGGCGCGCTGGCACGGCGATTCACAACTGACCAATCACTATTCCGAGCGTTTGCAGGATTTGCCGGATATCGACGAAACCGCCCGCCTCGATGCCGCGCTGACGCACGGTGAACGTCTGAGCTTCAAACCCGCCAGCGCCACGCCTGCGCATTTGCAGACGCTGAAAAAAGCCGGCTGGTCGGTGGATGCGATTGTCACGCTGTCGCAACTGATCGCCTTCGTCAGCTTCCAGAGCCGCGTGCTGCGCAGCTACCGGCTGATCGGCGGCAAGCCGGTGGAAAACGGCAGCAATAAACCGGTCGGCGCGGCGTTCTGGCGCACCGAACCGAACACACACAGTGGCCGCGATGCGCCACAGGCGTTTACCCAGGAAGAACTCGGCTGGGAGCCGTGGATCCCGGCGAAAAAACTCGAAGAATTCGACGCCGGCCAGCAGGCCATTCTGGCGAAATTCGGCCATACCGATTCTGACTATTTCCGCCTGTTAGGCCGCAATTTACCGGTCCTCGAACAGCGCACCCTGACGGACAAAGGCATTTTCTACACCTCCGGCGGGTTGCCACGCAAAGAGCGCGAACTGGCCGCCACGGTCGCCAGTAAAATCAACGGCTGTATTTACTGTGCTTCTGTGCATTCACGTAAAGCCAGTCAGTTGTCGAAGCAAACGGAAGAGGTTCAGCGCCTGATCGACACACCGCCGGGCGGCATTCTCAGTAAAGAACAATCTCCGCGCTGGCAGGCCGAAATTGATTTCGCCGCCGCGCTTTCGGCTACGCCACCGGTCGCCACGGAGCAGCACATTGCGGCGCTGCGTGAACAGGGGTTAAGCGAACTGGAGATTGTCGATCTGGCACAGTCCGCGGCATTTTTCGCCTGGGCCAACCGTCTGATGTTAACGCTGGGAGAACCGTTTAATGACTGA